From the Roseibium salinum genome, one window contains:
- the lgt gene encoding prolipoprotein diacylglyceryl transferase gives MPSLLVLPFPAIEPEIVEFGPFALRWYALAYIIGIILAWRYMRALVLNDRLWGSVGRPTPADLDDFVLWGTLGIIIGGRLGYVLFYNPAHYLANPGEALAIWTGGMSFHGGFAGTVIAMVLFAWRRGLSLWTLFDLAGCAAPIGLFFGRIANFINSELWGRPTDVPWAIVFPNGGPEPRHPSQLYEAALEGIVLFFVLRVLSHRFKLLEKPGFLAGAFAFGYGVARSISEFYRVPDPQIGYFAGFLTMGILLSTPMIVAGIAAMIWAARRKSGAAAG, from the coding sequence GTGCCGTCCCTACTCGTCCTGCCCTTTCCCGCCATCGAGCCGGAAATCGTCGAATTCGGCCCCTTTGCCCTTCGCTGGTATGCCCTTGCCTATATCATCGGCATCATTCTGGCCTGGCGCTACATGCGCGCGCTCGTGCTCAACGACCGGCTTTGGGGCAGCGTCGGCCGGCCGACGCCGGCCGATCTCGACGACTTCGTCCTCTGGGGCACGCTCGGCATCATCATCGGCGGCCGTCTCGGCTATGTGCTCTTCTATAATCCGGCCCATTATCTCGCCAATCCGGGGGAAGCTCTCGCCATCTGGACGGGCGGCATGTCCTTTCACGGCGGGTTTGCCGGAACGGTGATCGCCATGGTCCTGTTCGCCTGGCGGCGGGGCCTTTCCCTCTGGACGCTGTTTGACCTGGCGGGCTGTGCGGCGCCGATCGGGCTGTTTTTCGGCCGCATCGCCAACTTCATCAATTCCGAACTCTGGGGCCGCCCCACCGACGTGCCGTGGGCGATCGTCTTCCCGAATGGAGGCCCCGAGCCGCGCCATCCCAGCCAGCTCTACGAGGCGGCGCTGGAAGGCATCGTGCTTTTCTTCGTGCTGCGCGTGCTCAGCCACCGTTTCAAGCTGCTGGAGAAGCCCGGTTTCCTCGCCGGCGCCTTCGCCTTCGGCTATGGCGTTGCCCGTTCGATCTCCGAGTTCTACCGGGTTCCCGATCCCCAAATCGGCTATTTCGCCGGATTTCTCACCATGGGCATCCTGCTGTCCACGCCGATGATCGTGGCCGGCATTGCCGCCATGATCTGGGCCGCCAGGCGCAAGTCCGGAGCGGCGGCCGGGTGA